The Hippoglossus hippoglossus isolate fHipHip1 chromosome 2, fHipHip1.pri, whole genome shotgun sequence DNA segment TTGATGCTGTTCCTTGTTTTCATCTCACTTCCAGTTCTGCTACTTTTCTCAAGGTCCGACATTTCATGTTGAATATTGTACGTCAGCGGTTTATACTTGTTCCTTTTCTATTGCaagttttgtagtttttgtaacTGTAGAGATTATTTTGTCTtcagagtaaataaatatatttgaacgAGAAGGTTTcgtcgtgtgtgtttgtaatctcctccagacatttgttttatctttaatcTCCAAGTTAATAAAGTGAAAACCTGGTTCATAACTTTGTAGAGTTCACAGATCACAATTCACATCCATGTTCTCACCAGTGATTTATTATCGAAAAAGCTGCAGATCAAGAACATCTGAACGTGACGGTGCAGTTTAAATGTGGGCAAACAGCGCCCCCCACAGGTGAGAGGAGACAACACAATGCAGccttttaattttacttttacatcCAAGTAGAAGAAACCTGATAAAAGTAAGTTAAGTAAAAAGGGAAGTaacacaaattacaaaataaaacttgataaCGAAAAGCTTATTTTTTACATGTGCTGTTGATGGAcacttcccacaatgcaatgcacacaggaaatgaaaagagataaTTGTGAGTTGTATTGAGTGTGGTGATTATTGTGTATTAACTTCaaactaataaaacacacaaccaacaaCGGGATGAAGAGACAGGTCcttgtgtgatttgtgtgaaCTCGACCTTTAACCTGTGCCCTTCAGAAACAAGAACACTCTTCAGCTATAATGTTGGGCAGGGTCTCGTACTGGAACGAGTATCCTCCGTCGGACGTCGTGGTGATCCTCAGGGACCTCATGCTCCCCGGCACCGGGGCGCAGCACTGACTGATGCCCAGCGCGgcggtggttcgatccccggccGAGCAGTTTCCGTGGCAGTAGTAGAAGGTCAGCGCCGTGGGATGGACGATCCAGTTGTCCCAGCCCAGCTCCTCGAAGCTGATTTCCACGTGTGCTCGCTGGCAGTCGCTGTGCTCGGGTCTCTCCACAGAGGGGCGCTGCAGCAGGTCGATGGCAGAGGGAGACCAGGGAATGTTGAGCGGGGCATGGCGGCGAGATCTGACTCGAGCACGTGGCTGAGCGTGGAGGTCAAGAAAGGGCGTCTTGTCTGGTTGGTCAGCGTGGCACTCGCAGGCCGGACAGCGGACCTGGAGGACGAAGGGACCCTGAGCCACAGAGGCCAGCGCCGGCCGCTCCAGGTCGTAGGTGGTCCACCCGTCCGGGCTCCTCTGAGACGGGGCCTCCGCTGCCTGGAGAAGCTCCGGTGCTgaggtgaggatgaagaggggagCCGAAGAGTTGGCCCCTTCGCCCACGTAGAACCAGAAGTGGGCCGCGGTGACCACGGCATCCTGGTCGGTCAGCGACGGCTGGAAATAATACATGAAGTGGCTCCTGGTGGTTTCTGGGCCACAAGACGAGTCTGGAAAGTAAatcagagagaaaactgaagTTGTCCATTTTCTATTGGAGCGTCCTTCGTCCTTTATGATAAAGACTTGGACGAGACACTCGGGTGTCTCCTGACTCGATAGTATCAAGATACTTTGGTACAGATTCACTATGAAATGTTTAATCCCCTTTAAACACTCGACCATATTTACAGAAGTTGCTCTTTAAAGCTGATTAATCTCAGTTTTGTGCTCAAACATCCTGTATAATAAAAAAGCTTCTATCCCATAATCTCACACCGAAAACAAGAAGATTCATTCTTTAGCACAGTAACACTTCTTGAATTTCAGGATCCAAAAGAAGATGTAGGTAGAAGCTTCTCACCAGAACTGGGGAAGAGAATAATCTGAGCCTTGTCCTGGGTGGGACTGGTCCGATGGTCCACCCAGGAGGTCCTGCTCCTCGGGGGCCTCACATGCAGGGGCCTTGCTCCCTCTGGCTGGGCCGGGTCCACGTCGGGGCCCAGCGCTGAGGCCAGGGGAGGCTCCTCCAGCCCGAGGCCCTCCAGAACCCGGCCGCTGAACCAGGACAACACGGCCTCCCTGGTCAGCTCCTCGGCCCTGCAGCCTCCACTCAGACTGAGGATCCACAGAGGAACCAGGAGCAGAGCGCAGGACACCATGACTGCAGCTCCCAGTCCTCCTGCGGGTTTAGAAGACGGTCCCTCCTGAGACTTACTCAGACGTGGATGTGTTTGGCTCTGCAGCTGTCTGAGTCTGAGGGAAGTCTGGGAGAGAAACTCTGTTGCCAGCACACAAATGGGAGATAGCACAGAGTGACCTTGGCTGCTGGGATCTGATATCTGCTCCCGTAGTTTCACACAGAATCCAGGGAACGTTTCCTTTTCTGCAGAGTCACATTATTCTGGAGCAGGAGGCTTCACATCACGGGCACATACATGTGAATTATGAatgcagagcagggggggggggtgctggaTATGATCTGAAACAGtcatttctcctgcagctttaatCCACACACCTGTTTTCCCACTGAACAGGAAGTCCTTGTCCGAGGGAAACATTCCTGAGCCTCTTTTATtgaattttatatttctttcagaatgtgtttctgcacaaggacattttttaaatcagggaTTTAACCAGAGCGGATTTTTCACACTGGAGTTAGTTTGACAAAATCACAGTTCACATGATGCTGTGTTGCTCATTGTGACCCGGGGGTTTGAATCCTGGGTTCAGGGACATTTCATTTATGAGAAACAACAACCTTCAGGTGAGAGCTACTGAACTGACCTCATGTTTATCTCTAACATGTTAAACTGCAGCACAAGTATATTAGTCTACTGTCTCAGAgaagttagcttagcttagcgtAAAGACTGACAGCaaagggaaacagctagcctagCTGGCTCCATATAACTTCGTGAAAAATGGCTACTAGCACATTTATCTTTGTCCCAATAAGTTCACAGTAAATACACAGACAGCAACAGTCTTTAAATGAGGTGAGAGACAcattatttatactttatatttgtctttatttgacatgtttatCAGGTTGAATTCATCCTATAACACAAGTAGGAAGGAGACACACTAATGTCTGTGACACAGCTCTGCTAGCGTTAGCTTGCTAGCACACTAACAAGCTAGCAGGTGCAGcagatatataatataacatattcttgatttgcatgtgtgtaaatacacagaTTTTACTTCAGCTGATCGATGAGTGTCATGTGTTTGCCTCATGTTTACTGTCTGTAGCTGTCTGTGACTAACTGTGACTGTAACTGTCAGtagctgtctgtgtctgtgactgtctgaCTGGCTCCACTCAGCTTCTAACATGTGACAACCAGCCCCTTTAAGAGATCAATAAGACTTTATAATCAGTTTAATGCTCATGAACACAAATCTAACAGTTATTCAAACTTTTcttagtttttgttttgcagaagtTTCCAGATGTTGGACCGACTGTCTTCAGCTGTCCTCAGTCATATTGTGGGAGGACCGTCCCTCCTGCATACTGATTCACTGGGTGGTTATAGAttatgtttgttattatttagCAGATTCATAATCGACATTAACATGGATTGTACATGTGAAACTCAAGAGGCTGAAAGTACCATCTTGGTTTTACCAGTAGAGGGCGGTAGAATAGTGCATCACCTGATGttatgaaatcaaatcaaattcttCTCCTGATAATACAAACTGATAAAGTGAGTTTAATGCTCCACTAATTCCAACTaatgataatgttgatgaaggGAAAATTAAGGAAAACTAAATCGGTATTACTgcaaaacactgatttaaacaGAAATGATCTCAGATATTATGTGTTACTGCTCTGGATGCAGGTGAtgttcacattttttaattctttcacCTGAGGacaaatttaaaatatgaaatatacattatatattgtCTTCATTAGGTCACCGGGGCTCCAGCATCTCGGCCTTATTCCCTCTCGGCTTTAATCcagatttaattatttaattatcacAAAACTTGGCAACAAACATTCAATCTTTCAGGACCTGTTGCCACGGCAACGGCTCCCTCGTGTCAGGGAGGTCGAGGGGATGTGAAGCGTCTGGCTCCTTTTCAAAATCACTCACCTGCTCACTAGATTTCATGCAcaggaaaatacaaattataacaaGGATCCAAACAGAGataagagataaataaaaaaagatttaaaaatacacaaactaaaatatcagaCATGGTATTTTAAtgtctttactgcagccagttctgttaaattctattgTTATATCACTGCTCTATAATTAAATGAATCACTGAACCCTGACTTTATTCTTAGACTTTCTTTTTATAGCAACTCcaactgtctcacacacacactttggttgATAACATTGATAACACTATCCAAAagttggagtgtgtgtctgtgtgtgtgtctgtgtgtgtctgtgtgtgtctgtgtgtgtgtgtgtaggtcatACATGGCAGCCTGAGAAATGTGACCTATCTGTGGCCGTGCAGCTGTCGTTCCAAACCTGAGGGAGTCTGGGTGACgcagagagagacgggggagCCTGGAGCGAGAGGAGACCTCCACCGTGGGCTGGTTTGAGTACTtcatttaaagtgtgttttcttaaataaCCACTCAAAGTTCATTAGTGGAGACGCTGCGGAGCAGGAGGCCCGGGtgcttcctctctgtccctgtcacTCCGCTCCGGGGCTCAGGTTGCTGGAAGGGGCCATGGCTCGGGCTGCTAATGCTACATGATCTCCGGTGGACTTACACCTTCGGCTCGCTCTCGCCAAAGGACACGAAGACACACGGGCTTTAGCAAATGATTTGAGATGAAATATTCTGCTCCATGGATCCTGTTACGTTAACTTGGACTTTGCGGGCATGTCCAAAGGGATTCCAGAGGTAACGTGCATTTCTGTCTATTGCTGGATGAACTCTATTTCAGGCATATTGGTGGAATATTGTCAATTAGCAAAGGAGGcaaatccagatgttttctttgATCATTAATTGTGACGTTCCAGTTGTTtccttcctgttgttgtgacacACTCGTCagtgcacagaaacacaacagaaagacTGTTTTCTAAGTTTAGGCAGCAAACACTTGGTTACTATCAGGGAATGGTTCTCTACATTTAAAGAATAATAGActtttataaaaatacacaccTTAAAACACCCCTGGCTGCAGTTTCAGTGTAATAGCACACaccagcagcttcctgtcaTGTGTCCTCATGACGTCTTCACTTCTTGGATCATCCACTTGAATCCGTCCGTGTGGTGGATTCAGTCATATCGTAGTTTTCTTGGGTCTGCAAGAGATATTTCTATTGCCCAGTTTGAGTCGTACTCCTGGATCCTACACTTCCCAGAATGCAACTTGACAGTGTCTGTGATTAAGGGGCCGTGTTGACAGTTTGTAACTCGGCTTTATTCATGAGGTTGCCCAttatcaaaatgtaaatattgtgtGTTTGGAGCCATTTTAATAATGAAACTGTCTTTTTCCTGGTGAGCACATTCACGAGGAAGGTTGTAACGTTGATGTGATTTATGTTCTGTGGTCGTTTCAGGCCCCGGTGCAACAGCCCAGGTCAAACTGCCTCTTTACGACGAGGCCTTCAATAACCGTAGCTCATCCCGATCACCTGATAAAACGTCCCTGAAGAAAGACAAGATGGCCAAAGTCCCTGGTTCCTGTCCCGGTCTGGACATGCCTTCCAAGAGGCCCACGGAGGACCATGTCGTCCCAGTCACCGAGGCCACGACACCAGCACCACCAGTTTTCAGCCGTAAACTCCGTAAGGCAGCAGTGGGAACAGGCTGCGACATCCGACTCAGAGTGTCTGTGGGAGGATTTCCCAAAGCTTCGCTCAGCTGGTACCACAACGATGACGCCCTGCCTGCATCAGAAGCCCAGGACTCAGGGGGACTGTGGATACGAGACTGCCGCACCAGCGACGCCGGCCTGTACACCTGCGTGGCGACCAATGAGCTGGGAGAGGCAAGCTGCAGCGCCGTCCTCGCCATCATGGACCTCGGGGAAGGTAACCACAGATATTCTCTCCTTGCTTTCCtccacattttctttcagaTATCTTTTAAGCATCATCCCTCCTTTAAAGTGAAGGCACAGTGCCTCGAGCGCCCCCTGGTGCCTGGATCCTGTGCAGGCCACACACCCTGCCTCTTATATGTTAGCAGACGGGATATAGACCGAACCTTAAAATCTAATACCCTTTCCTTTCCTGTTATTGTAGGTTCCTCTTGGTTCTTTGTAAGTGAGCTCCTCATCTGTTTCATCGTAAAACCTCGGTGTGAATCCGGCGAAGCGTTCACTGGTGTAATTTCCCCTCTGACCAGTTTGCGTCATGGTGTGAGCGACAGAATGTGGCTCGCAGTGAGATCATTGTTGTGCAGCGTGTGTTTGATCTCGGCCTCGTCGCCTCGGCCTGTGGAGAAAGTTGAGCTCTCGCACTATGAGCTGATACGCACGCTGCAGCTGGCGGATCACTCAGCACCTCGTGGTTTTCATCTCCTCACGTCAGCGCGGCCTCATTCACCACATTTAGTCCTAAAACCTATTTCTGCTGTTTCCTTCTCATCCATCTCCTCTTTCGTCTCTCCTCTGCAAAATGTATCTAACAaccctcttttctctttgctccatttttcatatttctctcCTGTCACAGTTTCAATTCCATCTATTCATCAGTTATATGACTTATTTCTCTATGACCAGAACTGGAAACTTGACACGAGGGGTTTACACTTGACGGACCTGAGAAAGTTTTAAACCTAGTAAAACAATGAAAGAGGCCTTTGCATTGCTGCTCACCTTAAATATTGAATTCTCAGGCGAATGCATTGAAAAAACTTCTTCTCAGGATTTGTATGTGCACATTAACATAACTTTGAAAGGAGAATATTAAAATGATGTGTTTCATTGTCAGCATGTTACGACTTGCAGcactgtttgtttgcaggattcaTTTTATCGTTTTtatgaacaacaaacacaatccaCTACTTTTTCCCTGAGTCTGAGGCGTCGCACTATCTCCCTGACCTCCTCTGTcgcccctgctctctctctctccccccccctccttgtGGTTATTTATGGCCTGGTATGTGCCGTGCCGACCAGAGGGCTCATGCTCGAGTGATGTGTGGATGCCGCCGGCCCCCCTTCTCCGATTGCACCAGCAGACATCACAGATAATTATAGCATCGCCACGGTCAAGACGCGGCGCTGTCACACTCAATCATGGTCAGCGTGATGAaagcgagaggggggggggggtgctattgtggtggtggatggaggacagagtgttagtgtgtgtgtgtggtaaataTTAAAGGCCGTTCTGGCTGCTTCTGAGTCAGTCAGGTGTGTCACTTTAAGATATCAGCCCAATCAGAGGCCAGCGTCGTGCTGTGTCACAAGTCCAGACGACTTTATTGACATCAGCCTGTGGCGTTCAGCGTTTCACTAACACACTGTCCGACGACAGTCCAGGCTGCACACGCACGTTGATGGAGGCTCACGAGAAGCAGCACGTCGTCACCGGGGGTATTTTGAGCTGCGAGGTGACATCATCGCTGTGACTGTGACGCAGGAAGGTGAATCTCCCAGACGAGACGTTTATGAGATAACGTGTGAAAAGGTCTTCTTGGAACAGAGGTTCCCTGAGTTCAGGATCCTGAGAGAGATCAGAGGATGAATCTGTTATTCTTTCAAACATCTGTAACTTTCTCAACTTGTGGAAGCATCATGTAACGATTACATGTCGTTACATGATTGATGACGACATGAACAACACGTTTTAATTCGTGGCATCTTTCCCCCAAAGCAGCTGAAGCTGTAGCTGCTCCCAAGAGTCATGAATAAAAGTCGTAGGGTGAAATCTATCCAGTGTCTTATTAATTAGATCCTCTAAACTCCACCCTCTCAAATTGTTAGGTGGGATTTCAGTAAACATCATCAGTACATTCTCCGACACTGGAGAACCGTGGAGAACTGACCTTTGTGTGAGAAAGCACGTTCCCCTCTCGATGTTCTGTGTGTTAACAAGCTGCAGGAACCGTCTGcacagtaaatatgaattgaataGATGCAGCGGATGAATATTTAGTGTTATTTAGACGCACCTCTCTTCAGCTGTAACTGTCTCATTGTCCCTCATTGTATCATTAATGGTGTCGTACAACATGTCTGCCTGGTTCTAGAGTTTCAAACCTGCCGTGCGTCCAACAGGACTGAACCACAGAGGACAGGGAAGGTCGTTCGGTGTCTGTGCAGCCGTGGGTTTAATCTCCTGCTATAACGAGGGGGGGCAGGCCGTCTGAAAGGGGGTGCAGAGGGAAAGTACAGTACGACTGGAGGGGTTGTACTATGCAGGACTGGAAATAGACGGGTGTAGTTGGCAGCCATAGTCTGGGAGAAGTGGgggaagacggagagagaagaaTCAGGGACATGGGCTGAGGAAGGTGAAGCCTGGAGGAGGTTCTGTCGGTTTCACCGGAGCGTCTCCACGGATAAGACTTGATAAAGATTCGCACTCTTGAGAAGTTATTTTGCGCAGAAGTCAAACATACAGAAGCAAAGACAGGAGCCATGTTGCGGAAGGAGCTGCTGGATGCACGGAGAGCTTTGAGGAGCGTTGGGGAAGGAGTGAGTGGGCCGAGAAGCAAGAGGCAGAGAGGTGAGTGGGAGCTGCTGATGTGCTGTGATGGCGTGAAGCGGTTTGTCAGGGATGAAGCACGAGATGCTGACATGTAACTGGATTCTCTCTTCAGAGCCGACCTGTTTGAAATATCTGCAAATATCTGCTCCGTGAATTCAGATGCACTCACAGAATTCAGAATTCCATACACGCAAAGATCCACGACTTATTATCTGAGGAATAagtgaaactaaattaaacGAGATCCTTCTGGACCCACATCACACGAGGAGCCGGACAGATCTCCTCAAGGTGTTCCAAAGAGCGGGGCCCCTGACAGAGAAGGGCCCCGTCACCCTTGGTCCTGTTAAGCCCCAGCACAAAAAGTcaacaaagaaatgttaaaaCCAAATCTAAAATATGCCAATCGAGAGAGAAGCTAATGATCCTGACTCTTTACATACAGACGAATGTGCTGCAGTTGAACCTGAAGCCGATTTGTGTCCCTCGCTCAGAGTTCACACCCGACGTGACGGTCCTGCTCTCGCCATCTCGTGTCAGGACTGCCTCCACGCTGCCGCGCAGATAATCTGTAGCTGCTTGATGATTTCACATTCTCTGAATATTACGTGGGAGTGGATTAAAGTTACAGTACGATTAATTAGCTTCTCCGCTCTCACGAGGCAGCTGAGGCAACACGTTGAGGGTGAAGCCGACGCCGCTCCTCCCGGTGTTTGGTCTGGCgcaggatgtgtttgtgttccatCCCACCGGTGCACAGTCATTCACAGGAACCCTCGGGGGATTTGGTCAGGATTAGGTGGTAGGATCAGGTTGCAGTGTGACTGTCAACATTGGCCGCTGTCATAATGGATTTACAAACCACCATCTGAGCTCCGGCCACGTGTCACCGCTCACATCTACTTCTGAGGGCTTTTTGCTGGCATTTCAAGGAGAGCGTGTTTTTTATGGTGCAGATGAAAAGCTGCCAACTGCGAATGGGAACTCAGCAAAAGCACCAAGAAGTCAGGGGTCCAGattgtttggcttcactttgtggGAGCTGTCATGCTGTATTTACTGACTTTACAAGAAGTTCATTATCTCCAGAAGATCACCAGAGGTCACAGGAAATCCCAGTGAATAATAAAAGGTTTCATTCCTCTCCCGGAGCAGCTGTTGTGctttcacacagagaaacctGCTCTGAATGGAGAAGTAGAAACCCGGTGAAGAGCAGTGTAATCGTGGTGTGatgtaacagcagcagaacCTGTTTCCCTTCGTGAGGAGACTATTCCAGACGCTCTGCTGATGAAGCTGTTGCCAGGAAGGCATCCATCAGGGCGGCTCCACAGAAAGTCACATAATCAATCTGCTCTCTTGAAGTCTGCTTACTCCTTTGTTGTTTAAGAGAATTAAAGTGGCGTGGTCCAACGTGCACCTGTCCAGGTCCTGGTGATGCTCATTTGCTGTCTATCATTTTTCCATCAGGCTTGAGGTTTTGCAGGAGGCGGACTTGGTGTCTGTAGGTCAAACTGGCTCAGCTGCGATGTTTGACCTTCTCACACGGGTCAGACTGTGACTTCCTGAGCCCTGAAACAAACCAGACATGAGACATGAACCACAGAATCGAATGATCTCTCCTTCATGGCTGATATTCTGTGAGATGCCGAGTCCTTCTGGCTTTTAGTGAGCTCAGACCTCATGAGGGAGATTTCCCAGCAGCATGAGATGGACGCTCTGCCACCGCCTCCGGCCTCTCAGAGGTGCATGATGCTCATGGAATCGTGTGTTATGATGGGTGTATTGATCCGCGGGCGTTTGAACTGTTACTTGGGGGTGTATCCCGTATCACGCACAAAGCACCGGTATCGATCGCTGCACTTTCTGCTCCAGCGCATGCCTCTCGCTggtgatggatggaggaggagtgCGAGGCGGGCGAGGGGTGAAGAGAGGCAGGTTTGTTCAAATAACAAATGTAAACTGCAGCGAACTGAAAACTGCTGGTTTGTCTTCAGGAAAACAGGACaactgtttacatttaaatctaTTTATGGATGAGTCAGGGAAAAGATGGCTGATAATCCTCATCTAACGACCAGATTCAAAACCCAGGAGTAGATCTCACGTATCGATTCTGTGTTTACAGGCCATAAACTGTAACACGCCTCATTTAGCCAAACTAAACGGCATGTGGCGAGGCGAGGCGAGCGCCGGGCAGCCGTGACGACACGCAGACGAGGATTCTGGGTTATTAGCTGGGGAACGAGATCTGGGTCTGCCGGTGGTTATTTTTAGATCAGTTTGACGGAGGAGGTGCGGGGAGCACAGATGTGTCTGGAAGAACAATTAACATGTGTCAGAGTGTgaatcagaggagaggaggaggaggaggaggtgggaagCGGTTACACATTCTCATCACGTCGCTCATCAAATCAGACGAGGAGGAGAATGTTTGAGTGACTGGCACGGGCCTCTGTGTGTAGGAATGAAGTGACGATCAGATGATTGGGGACGAAGGAGTAAATCTTTCAGTTGTGATTTGCTGAAATGTGCAAGTTTTGgtccaaatgaaacaaatacatGTGAAGAAGCATTTTTCAGCTCATAGTTTTTGGTTTAAATGTCCAAAACTAAACAGTTTCTGGTTCAATGTTTGATGAAAGAtcagtttgtgttattattattgttggtttGAACTGTAGCTGCTGTTTGTCGTgatcgtggggggggggggtagtaaCCTTGACCATCACTGGTTAAAGCTCACGGACATGAATATagataaataattgatttgttctgaaaacacagaagagaaTTTACTGAGAGGTCGAGGGTGTAAGAATAAAATTGTGTTCTGGAGCTTTGCACATGAATGTTTCTGAGAAAGCAGatatattccccccccccactcccccttTAATATCCATTTCAGCCCCTCCAtcctttcatctcctcctcttcctccccctgctctgcctcctccccccccccgagtcTCTCCCCCACCGCCTCCGCTCGCTCGTATTCCTCCGTCCTGCTCTTTTGTCGCTCGCagctcaggaggagaaaagaaagtcaATTCGCTCTGCTGAAGCCAGtggttttcttcctcctcctcctcctcctcctcctcctcttctttattcCCGACTCTCATCACTGCAATCAGGACCAACACACCCCTTCTGCTCAGACttcccacccccacctcctcttgTTGGGattgaggggaggggggggtgaaccAACCAGAGAATTGCTCCTCTGAAGGCAGCGTCTACGTCAGAGAGGGACGCTGTTCACATCAGCGGATTCACtctcagacacaaagacaccTGGCTCTGCTGTATTTGCCTCCTCgctcttcctttctctccgtCTTGCTGCCGGACCGGagaataacccccccccccacccccacgcacacaaacagcagcccGATCCTCTTCTTCTGAATTGTGATTTGTCTTTTCCTCACCACCGCCACACCCTGGGCTTTTGGGGGGTTTTCGGGATGTTTTCGTGAGCTACAGGTAATCGCACACATTTGACAGGAAGCGCTTcttgaagatgaagaaaatctGGTCCAAGAAGAGATTTCAGGTGAGGAAAGAAGATTTGAATTAAATGATACGATGAGGATGATTTTCTGTATATATGCAGTTTTTCATAGGGACTGGTAGATTGTTATATTTTGGGATGTGACGCCACACCCGTGATAATGTGATGCAACAGAACGGTGAAGAGTGGTTTTAGGGAACATATTGAAAACAGCCTTGcctgcagaaaatgaaaaagtatgGACAGGTTTGTTTGTCGAGGACAAATCAGGACAACCTCACAAAGAAAGTAAACTCTGGTTGCCAGGTAGGAAGTCGTATTTTATTACAGTAGATCATAAGAAATGTAAATCATTTACTGAAAGTCTCACTGAACCTcaaaaaaaacctaaataacAATCTGCTTTTGCATCAAACAGCCCAAATTCCTGCTGCCCTGCCTCCGTGTGGCTGTGCACATTCTGTGTCTCTGAAATATGCATCTGGCGCTGGCACACGGTTTTTAGCTTGATAAGTAATTCATAGAGCAGGTTTCACAAATTGGGAGCATGTGGAAAGTGTGTCAGTGGGCTACGCATGGACACATGAGAATCAGGGCAGCCAGTCACAGGACGTTTCTCCTGCTCTGAGCTCTGCAGCGATATCAAACCTCCGAGATGTTTTCTTCCATTTGTTGGAATCACGCAGCTCGGGCTTGGATTGGTACTCACTGAATTCTGATTCTTTTGAAGTATTTGCCAAATCCAGCCTCTtcaaatgggggggggggggggcgtgtggCTGGGCTCTGCTGATATTATTGCCCTGAGGCCGAAACAATGGCGATCACGACAATGTGTCGGACGCTTCAGCTGGAGACTGTCAGATACAGATTCCACCAGGCAACAGTTTATCAAATCAACTGACACACAGGCGACAACCGGCGGCGGCGAGCGAAGGGGGCGAGCGAAGGGGGCGAGCGAAGGGGGCGAGCGAAGGGGGCGAGCGAAGGGGGCGAGCGAAGGGGGAACAAGTGTGAAATGAGTCACTTCGCACTTCGCTGCAAAGCCGTGAGTCACTCAGAGGAGCTCTCCTTGGT contains these protein-coding regions:
- the inha gene encoding inhibin alpha chain, whose product is MVSCALLLVPLWILSLSGGCRAEELTREAVLSWFSGRVLEGLGLEEPPLASALGPDVDPAQPEGARPLHVRPPRSRTSWVDHRTSPTQDKAQIILFPSSDSSCGPETTRSHFMYYFQPSLTDQDAVVTAAHFWFYVGEGANSSAPLFILTSAPELLQAAEAPSQRSPDGWTTYDLERPALASVAQGPFVLQVRCPACECHADQPDKTPFLDLHAQPRARVRSRRHAPLNIPWSPSAIDLLQRPSVERPEHSDCQRAHVEISFEELGWDNWIVHPTALTFYYCHGNCSAGDRTTAALGISQCCAPVPGSMRSLRITTTSDGGYSFQYETLPNIIAEECSCF